A stretch of DNA from Alteromonas gilva:
GGTTAGTCAGTGGCACTTCAGCCGTTGGGATCAGCGACAACCCCTGTCCCTCTTCCGTTGCAGGTTGAGTATGGAATAAGTCCTCACCAAACTTCGGCAGTTGTCCGGTGCCCAACAGGCTGTCGGCATTCACCAGATAGGGCACATACATTTCGGTATACCCGTGCTCTGCGGTATGCACGTCTAACATAAACTGCGCCAGGGCACGGTGTAAACGGGCAAACTTGTCACGCATAACCACAAAACGGCTGCCGGTAATCTTTACCGAAGCTTCAAAGTCGATACCTTTATTGAGGTTTTCAGCAATATCCACGTGATCTTTAACTTCAAAATCGAAGTTGGGGATTTCGCCCCACTTACTGATTTCAACGTTTTCACTTTCGTCTTTGCCAGCCGGTACACTGTCGTGCGGCAGGTTCGGAATTTCCAGCATTAACGCATTCACTTCAGCGAGTATTTCTGCCAGTTCGGCCTTGGCGCTATCGAGCTGTTCGCCCAGTGACGATACTTCGGCTAACAGTGGCGCAATATCCTGGCCCTGACTTTTTGCTTTACCAATGGATTTACTTCGCGTGTTGCGCTCGTTTTGCAAATCTTGGGTTTTGATTTGTAATGCTTTTCGTTTTTCTTCTAATGCATTAAAAGCCGCGACATCCAGACTAAAACCGCGGCTAGCCAGCCGCTCAGCGGTAACGTCAATGTCGCTTCGCAAACACTTTGGATCTAACATGTTCTTTTCTTTATCCTTTGGTTAATTCCACCGCCAGCCATGCTGCAAGCAGGCAAGCACACACATTCAATAACATATTGGCCAACGCTTTTATCCATAACCCGTTCTCAAGTAAAGTGAGGGTCTCTATGGTAAAGGTTGAAAACGTCGTGAAGGCACCTAACAGGCCAACACCAATTAATGCCCTGTAGGGTTGCTCAGCCAGTTCGCCGCGCTCGATAAAGCCATACAGAGTTGCTAATAAAAACGAGCCAATAACATTGACCGCAAGTGTACCAAAGGGCAGCGCTTTTCCAAACAACGAATCAATCATCGTGGTGCAGAAATACCGTAAGCAGGCACCAACAGCTCCGCCTGTGGCAATAAATAAATAAAGCGATAGGGTTGTGTGTGTCATTAGCCGTTCCGTTTTTGTTGGCTCTGTGCGTTTAAGTTATCCAGATAATCCCGTTTTGCTTTGAGCTGTTTTTCCAGACCGCGTTCTGTAGGTACATAATAGCGCGTGTCGCTAAGTTCAGGCGGTAGATAGCATTCACCCGCCGCAAAAGCATTGGGTTCGTTGTGCGCATAGCGATATTCCTCACCATGCCCCATCTCTTTTAACAGTTTAGTGGGAGCATTGCGTAAATGCACCGGCACCGGGTAATCAGGTTTGTCTTTCGCGTCTTGCCTGGCCTGACTAAAGGCCATGTATACCGCGTTACTTTTGGCTGCCAGGGCACAATATACCGCGGCCTGTGCAATAGCTCGCTCGCCCTCGGCGGGCCCTACCCGATGATACACATCCCAGGCATTAACACATAGCTGCATGGCTCTGGGATCGGCATTACCGATATCTTCTGACACAATCGCTAACAGCCGCCGTGCGACATACAGCGCATCGCCGCCGCCATTAAGAATTCGCGCATACCAATAGAGCGCCGCATCGGGATCTGAGCCACGTACCGATTTATGAAACGCCGAAATTAAATCGTAAAAGGTGTCGCCTTGCTTATCATAGCTGGCCACCTTTTCGCCCACCGCCTGCTCAATGTCACTCAGTACAATCTGGTTGCTGTTAGTAAAGTCGCTGGCCAGTTCTAAATAAGTTAACAAGCGGCGTCCGTCACCACCGGACAAACCAATTAAGGCTTGCCTGGCATCCTCAGCCAGGCTCAGATTACGCTCTCCCAGGCCTCGCTCCGTTTCGGTCAGAGCACGATTGAGTAAGGCATCCAGGGCGTCGTCACCGATGGCCTTTAGCACATATACCCGCACCCGCGACAACAGTGCATTGTTGAGTTCAAATGAGGGGTTTTCTGTGGTCGCGCCAACAAATGTCACCACC
This window harbors:
- the crcB gene encoding fluoride efflux transporter CrcB yields the protein MTHTTLSLYLFIATGGAVGACLRYFCTTMIDSLFGKALPFGTLAVNVIGSFLLATLYGFIERGELAEQPYRALIGVGLLGAFTTFSTFTIETLTLLENGLWIKALANMLLNVCACLLAAWLAVELTKG
- the serS gene encoding serine--tRNA ligase, whose amino-acid sequence is MLDPKCLRSDIDVTAERLASRGFSLDVAAFNALEEKRKALQIKTQDLQNERNTRSKSIGKAKSQGQDIAPLLAEVSSLGEQLDSAKAELAEILAEVNALMLEIPNLPHDSVPAGKDESENVEISKWGEIPNFDFEVKDHVDIAENLNKGIDFEASVKITGSRFVVMRDKFARLHRALAQFMLDVHTAEHGYTEMYVPYLVNADSLLGTGQLPKFGEDLFHTQPATEEGQGLSLIPTAEVPLTNLARDEIFAAKELPIKMTAHTPCFRSEAGSYGRDTRGLIRQHQFDKVEMVQLVKPEDSFDALEELTGHAEVILQKLGLAYRKVLLCTGDMGFGSCKTYDLEVWLPAQNTYREISSCSNMLDFQARRMQARYRNPETNKPELLHTLNGSGLAVGRTMVAILENYQQADGTVKVPEALVSYMGGITVID
- a CDS encoding replication-associated recombination protein A, with the translated sequence MSLFSQQTYAPLAARMRPANLDEYVGQEHLVGAGKPLRKMLESGQCHSMVLWGPPGTGKTTMAELIATYTHAQVIKLSAVTSGVKDIRAAMEQAEQNQSMGERTLLFVDEVHRFNKSQQDAFLPFVESGVVTFVGATTENPSFELNNALLSRVRVYVLKAIGDDALDALLNRALTETERGLGERNLSLAEDARQALIGLSGGDGRRLLTYLELASDFTNSNQIVLSDIEQAVGEKVASYDKQGDTFYDLISAFHKSVRGSDPDAALYWYARILNGGGDALYVARRLLAIVSEDIGNADPRAMQLCVNAWDVYHRVGPAEGERAIAQAAVYCALAAKSNAVYMAFSQARQDAKDKPDYPVPVHLRNAPTKLLKEMGHGEEYRYAHNEPNAFAAGECYLPPELSDTRYYVPTERGLEKQLKAKRDYLDNLNAQSQQKRNG